The region GATGTGAGAAGCGCAGGCGTATGGTGCTGTTGCTGTTAATCACCAGTGGGCGTGCTGAGAGCGTGTGCGGGAACATGGGCACCAGCGTAATGGCATCCAGGGACGGCGTCAGAATAGGGCCTCCGGCAGAAAGCGAGTAGGCGGTTGAGCCGGTAGGGGTGGAAATAATGAGCCCGTCCGAGCGTTGGGAGAAGGCAAAGGTCTCATCAATATAGACCTCAAACTCTATCATGTGCGCGACTTTACCCGGGTGCAACACAACTTCGTTGATAGCGGTGCTGATGCGCTTCTGGCAATCCTGCTGGCAGACCTGAGCTTCAAGCAGGAAGCGTTTTTCGCTGATGTAGTGGCCTTCCAGTACGTCGGCTAATTGTTGGTGTGCGTTATCCGGGTCAAGGTCGGTTAAAAAACCAAGATTGCCACGGTTAATACCGATGACTTTAATGTCATAACGCGCCAGCGTGCGCGCAGCGCCCAGCATATTGCCGTCACCGCCGACAACCACGGCAAGATCCGCCTGCTGTCCAATTTCAGCCAACGTACCGGTTTTCACATTCTTCAACTGGAGTTCATGAGCGATCTGCTGCTCCACGATTACCTCATAGCCTTTCGTGCACAGCCATCGGTAGAGCATTTCATGTGTCGTCAGTGCAGTGGGGTGACGTGGATGCCCCACAATGCCAATACACTTGAAATGTTTGTTCATTTTCTCGAGGTCCTTGTAGCGAAGATGAGTGACAATGTGAGTACTTCCCTTGAATCCCTGAATCTTATCCCCATAATAAGCGAAGTTAGCGAGATGAATGCGAAAAAAACGCGGAGAAATTCATGAGTAGTAAAGAACAGAAAACGCCTGAGGGGCAAGCCCCGGAAGAAATTATCATGGATCAGCACGAAGAAGTTGAGGCGGTTGAACCAGACGCTTCTGCTGAGCAGGTGGATCCGCGCGATGAAAAAATTGCGAATCTGGAAGCTCAGCTTGCTGAAGCCGAAACGCGTGAGCGTGACAGCGTGTTACGTATCAAAGCGGAAATGGAAAACCTGCGCCGTCGTACCGAACTGGATGTAGAAAAAGCGCATAAGTTCGCGCTGGAAAAATTCGTCAACGAACTGCTGCCGGTGCTGGATAGCCTGGACCGTGCGCTGGAAGTGGCGGACAAAGATAATGACGCGATGTCGGCGATGGTTGAAGGTATTGAACTGACCCGTAAGTCGATGCTGGATGTGGTGGCTAAGTTTGGTGTGCAGGTGGTTGCGGATATTGATGTGCCGATGGACCCGAACGTGCACCAGGCCATTGCGATGGTGGAATCTGATGACGTTGCCGCCGGTAATGTTCTGATGGTGATGCAGAAAGGTTATACCCTGAACGGACGTACCATTCGCGCAGCGATGGTGTCTGTGGCGAAAGCCAAAGGCTAATCAGCCTGTAGCGCCGGGTATTGCAGATGCGTTACCCGGCCTGCAATTATCGCTTTAATCCCCTACACTTTCCCGCAGCGGCTTCACCGGCAAGACCTGTACCTGTTTAATCATATTGTCCTGTACGTCGAGAATATCGATATCGTACTGACCTATGCGCACGCGTGTTCCGGCAATAGGGATCTCTTCCAGTGCTTCGAGGATGATACCGTTCACGGTTCGCGCATCATCTTCCGGCAGGTGCCAGTTAAAAGCTTTGTTGATTTCACGAACGTTGGCGCTGCCGTCAATGATCACCGAGCCGTCATTTTGCGGC is a window of Citrobacter sp. Marseille-Q6884 DNA encoding:
- the nadK gene encoding NAD(+) kinase, yielding MNKHFKCIGIVGHPRHPTALTTHEMLYRWLCTKGYEVIVEQQIAHELQLKNVKTGTLAEIGQQADLAVVVGGDGNMLGAARTLARYDIKVIGINRGNLGFLTDLDPDNAHQQLADVLEGHYISEKRFLLEAQVCQQDCQKRISTAINEVVLHPGKVAHMIEFEVYIDETFAFSQRSDGLIISTPTGSTAYSLSAGGPILTPSLDAITLVPMFPHTLSARPLVINSNSTIRLRFSHRRNDLEISCDSQIALPIQEGEDVLIRRCDYHLNLIHPKDYSYFNTLSTKLGWSKKLF
- the grpE gene encoding nucleotide exchange factor GrpE; protein product: MSSKEQKTPEGQAPEEIIMDQHEEVEAVEPDASAEQVDPRDEKIANLEAQLAEAETRERDSVLRIKAEMENLRRRTELDVEKAHKFALEKFVNELLPVLDSLDRALEVADKDNDAMSAMVEGIELTRKSMLDVVAKFGVQVVADIDVPMDPNVHQAIAMVESDDVAAGNVLMVMQKGYTLNGRTIRAAMVSVAKAKG